AAGCGTGGTGGCCTCGGTGCCGGGCTCGCTGCTCTTCCTTCAGCCCGCGAACGCGGGCGGACGGTGGGCCGAGCTGGACGTGGCCGCCTTCGGTGTGGGCCTGGTGCTGACGCCTCCCCTCGCCGCGCTGGGCACCTGGGGGCTCGGCGAGCTGGCCTTCGATGGCAGCAGGCAGCGGGGACGCGCCTTCCTCGGCGCCCTGGGCGGCGCCGCCGTGGGCACGCTGCTCGGCGTCGTCGTGCACGGCGCGCTCGAGGAGGTCGTGGGCAACACCGCCTCGCTCGAGTTCCTGCGCAAGTACATCGCGCTGGGCTTCGTCGGCTCGGGCGCCACCCTGGGCTACCAGTGGGCGGGCGGCGGTCCTCGCCAGCGCTCGCGGTGAGTTACTCTCGCGGCCCCTTTCCACTCCAGAGGTCCTCCCCAGATGATGCGCCGACCGCTCCCGTCCCTCTCCGCCTGTCTCCTGGCATTCACCCTCTCCGCCTGCGGCCCGAGTGAGTCGGGAGACCCGACGAAGGTGCAGTACGCGCCCGCGCTGGGCGTGGACCTCGCGGCCATGAACCGCAGCGACACGGGCCTCTACACGCAGGACCTGGTGGAGGGCACCGGCGCCGTGGCCTCCAGCGGCCGCACCGCCGTCGTGCACTACTCCGGCTGGCTGCCCGACGGCACCCTGTTCGACACCTCCCGCGACACCGGCCAGACGTTCTCCTTCGTCGTCGGCGCGGGCAGGGTCATCCGCGGCTGGGACGAGGGCGTGGCCGACATGCGCGTCGGCGGCCAGCGCCGGCTCGTCATCCCCTCCCCCCTCGGCTACGGCGAGCTCAGCAACGGCCCCATCCCGCCCAACTCGGTGCTCATCTTCGACGTGGAGCTCCTCGGCGTGAAGTGAGGCGGCGGGAGGAGGCCCGCCTCAGGGGTTCTCCTTCCAGGTGGCGCGCAGGGTGAAGCCCTGCGCGTCCGTGCGCAGCGGCTCCACCCGGGGCTCCAGGGCGCCCCCGGCGCGCATGCCCGCCAGCACCAGGCCCATGGTGAACTGGCGCAGCACCTCGTCCGTCTCGTTGAACCAGACGTGCATCTCCGTGGGGGAGATGTCCGTGATACGGACCTCGGTGTAGTTGTTGCCGGAGCGGAAGTTCTTCTGGCTGCGCTGCATCATCCGCCGCGGCCCGAGCAGCCGCAGCGTGGAGAACATGGCGCGGCCGATCATCGTCTCCTTGTAGCCGTCCACCATGCGCTCACCCAGCTTGAACCAGGCCACCTCGCGGCGCTCCTGGGAGAAGGCGAACGCGGCGCACACCTCGATGCAGCGCCCCCACGTCTCACGCGGGTAGGCGGGCAGCAGCTGCTTGTCCAGCTCCACGCCCACGGTGCGGAGCTTCGCCTTGGTCTCCAGGGGCACGCCCTTGGGGAAGGCGCGCGACAACAGGCCCTGGAGGCTGTGGCTGAAGATGAGCTGAGGTTCTGACATGGCACGTCAACCTAGCGCGGCCGCCCCCGGAGGTGGGAGCGAGTTGTGCCTCAAGGCTCTCCCAGGCCCGACACCGGAGCCGTCTCGTGCTCCGGACCCGGCTCCCCGGGCACGTCCGGCTGCTCCTCCCAGAGCGAGGGCGGCTCCGCGTCCATGAAGGACTCCAGGTCGGCCCGGGCCTGGGCCGCCAGCGCGTGCCCCGTGGTGCCGTAGCAGCGGGCACGCACCGTCAGGAACTCCCGCGCCCAGGGCACGTGGGGCTCGTAGGGCGCCAGCGCCCGGGCACACAGGCCCTTGAAGTCGAGCTGCTCGGCGAGCTGCAACCGGCGGCCGATACGCACCGTCTGCCAGACGGCGGTGGAGAAGGGCTGCTCCAGGGCTTCGAAGAGCCGCCGCCCCAGGGCCGCGTCCTTGCCGGCCACGACCTGGGTCGCCTCCAGGGTCGCCGCCACGATGAACCGGTTGGACCAGGGGACCTGGCGCAGCACAGCGAAGCCGCGCTCGAAGGCCCCCGTCGCGTCGGGCAGGCGGCCCTGCCGCAGCCGCAGCATCCCCAGGGCGAGCTCGGCCTCCGCGGGCCGGAGGGCACGCAGCTGCTCGATGTAGGGCAGGGCGGCCTCGTCCCCCGCCTCCGCCAGCACGTGCGCCACCATCGACAGCTCGACCGGACCGCGCGGCTGCCAGCCCGCCTCACGCCACAGACGCAGGGCCTCCCCCCACGTCTCCCGCGCATAGGCCGTCATGAAGGCGCGGTGCTGCCGGGACGCGGGGCTGTCGCCGCCCGGCGGCACCTTGCCCCCAATGAGAATCTGGTTCTGCGCCACCCGCTCCCAGTCCACCGGACCACCCACCAGCTCCGGACGCTCCGCTTTCATGCGGAAGCCCGCCTCCCAGAGCTGATGGACGGAGAAGCCCGTGCGCGCGCGCCCCACGCTGCGGGCGAAGGCGAACTCCAGGTACGACAGGTCATCCGTGTTGACGAGCGCCTCCTGTCCATCGGCCATCGCCGCCGTCAGCCGGGGGCCACTCACGAAGTGCGACAGCACGCCCTCCACCTCGTCCGTGTTCCACGCGGCGGCCAGCGCCCGGCGGTACGGCTCCTGTCCCACCCGCGCGCGCAGCCGCGCCACGTCGTGCCGCAGCGGCGCCTCGCTGCCCACGAGGATGAGGTCTCCGCCCTGCGTCTGCCACGTCTCCACCGCGGGGAACTCGGCGGCCAGCGTCGCGTAGACGCTGCGCACCGTGCGCGCGTCCACCTCGTAGGCCTGCAGCCACTGCAGGAAGAGCCCCCCGGGCGCCAGCCGCTGCCTCACCGCCTGGTAGAACTCACGGGTGAAGAGGCTGGAGATGCCGGCGCGGTAGGGATTGGAGGGCTCGGAGAAGACGATGTCGTAGGAGTCCTTGGAGGCGAGCAGCACCTCGCGCGCGTCGTCGATGTGGATGCGCACCTTGGGGTTGTCCAGCACCCGCTCGTTGACGTCCGCGCACCGGCGCGCCATCTCGAGGATGGCGGGCTCGATCTCCACCGCGTCCACCCGCTCCATCTCCGGCACGGCGCCGAGCCAGCCGGCGGTGCTGCCCGTGCCCAGGCCGATGACGAGCGCGTGACGGGGCTGGGGGTGGAGCAGCGCGCCGATGAGACCGCCCATCACCTGCGTGCCCGCGTCA
The DNA window shown above is from Archangium lipolyticum and carries:
- a CDS encoding DUF2378 family protein gives rise to the protein MSEPQLIFSHSLQGLLSRAFPKGVPLETKAKLRTVGVELDKQLLPAYPRETWGRCIEVCAAFAFSQERREVAWFKLGERMVDGYKETMIGRAMFSTLRLLGPRRMMQRSQKNFRSGNNYTEVRITDISPTEMHVWFNETDEVLRQFTMGLVLAGMRAGGALEPRVEPLRTDAQGFTLRATWKENP
- a CDS encoding fused MFS/spermidine synthase: MNARVWKVAPLLFGSGFCALVYQTAWQRELRLIFGASTAASAAVLAIFMGGLGLGSALLGARADRERQPLGLYANLELLISLSAALTPLLIGLARLLYVALGGTMSLGLVGGSAVRLVLSALVLAVPTLLMGGTLPAAARAAESAEDVRRRALAVLYGVNTLGAVAGATASTFFLFEVFGTRTTLWLACLLNVVVAMVARGVARGLPENEPSTAPADAGGGTTPATPAAPRHFVLGAAALVGFAFFLMELVWYRMLGPLLGGSTFTFGLILVVALAGIGLGGAAYAAWGQQRPATLRGFALTCLLEALFIAVPLALGDRVAVLTMVLRPLSSFGFGGLVLSWAAVAALVVLPAAFVSGVQFPLLLALLGRGGEDVGRQVGQAYAWNTVGSILGSLAGGFGLLPLLSAPGSWRLVGVILVALGLAALVLSLRHERPAPLGLVPALGSAALTAVLLTATGPTAAWRHNPIGAGRAQLKDASVNGLREWSSRTRRSLAWEADGVESSVGINAANGLAFFVNGKSDGNAVGDAGTQVMGGLIGALLHPQPRHALVIGLGTGSTAGWLGAVPEMERVDAVEIEPAILEMARRCADVNERVLDNPKVRIHIDDAREVLLASKDSYDIVFSEPSNPYRAGISSLFTREFYQAVRQRLAPGGLFLQWLQAYEVDARTVRSVYATLAAEFPAVETWQTQGGDLILVGSEAPLRHDVARLRARVGQEPYRRALAAAWNTDEVEGVLSHFVSGPRLTAAMADGQEALVNTDDLSYLEFAFARSVGRARTGFSVHQLWEAGFRMKAERPELVGGPVDWERVAQNQILIGGKVPPGGDSPASRQHRAFMTAYARETWGEALRLWREAGWQPRGPVELSMVAHVLAEAGDEAALPYIEQLRALRPAEAELALGMLRLRQGRLPDATGAFERGFAVLRQVPWSNRFIVAATLEATQVVAGKDAALGRRLFEALEQPFSTAVWQTVRIGRRLQLAEQLDFKGLCARALAPYEPHVPWAREFLTVRARCYGTTGHALAAQARADLESFMDAEPPSLWEEQPDVPGEPGPEHETAPVSGLGEP
- a CDS encoding FKBP-type peptidyl-prolyl cis-trans isomerase, producing MMRRPLPSLSACLLAFTLSACGPSESGDPTKVQYAPALGVDLAAMNRSDTGLYTQDLVEGTGAVASSGRTAVVHYSGWLPDGTLFDTSRDTGQTFSFVVGAGRVIRGWDEGVADMRVGGQRRLVIPSPLGYGELSNGPIPPNSVLIFDVELLGVK